One Ensifer adhaerens genomic window, CGGGATCTCGATGAAATCCACGGCGTATTTCACCGCCGCGGCCACTGCACGCTCGGCACCGGGGCGATCCCAATTCATGGTCCACATGCTCGTATGGACGCCAAAACCCTGCATGGTCACGTTTCCTTTCTGACAAATGAAATCTTGAACTTGGTGGCGACGAACCGCAGCACCATGACGCCGGCGAGCAGCAGCCCCCAGACAGCGGTCGCCAGGTGTTGGTTGGCGCCGACGAGGTTGAGGCCCGAGGAAAGAAGCTGGAGCACCACCAGCGCGACGAAGACGGGTATGACCCGGCCGAAGCCGCCGAACGGATTGACGCCGCCGAGGAAGCAGGCAAGCACGGTGATCAGCAGGTAGCTTTCGCCGTGGCCGATGCGCACGGAGTTGAAGCGCGCCAGCATGATGATACCGGCAATGGCACACATGGCGCCCGAGAGCGCGTAGACGAGCACGATCACCTTGCGGGTGTTGGTGCCGGAATAGCGCGTCGCCTCGAGGTTGGAGCCGATCATGTAGGTGTTGAAGCCGAGCTTGGTGCGCGAAAGCAAAAGGTTCCAGGCAAACACGCAGACGATGAAGACGATGAGCGGGATCGGCACCCCGAGAAGCGAGCCGTGGCCAAGCGGCCCAAGGAAGGCCGGGAAGCCGGAAACGTCACCGCCGCGCGTCAGGAATTCGCCGAGCCCGCGCAGGAAGATCATCATCGACAGCGAGACAAGGATCGGATGGGCGCGGGTAAAGGCGATCACCAGCCCCATGATGACGCCGCTCGCCGCCCCGACGAGGATCGCAAGAACCGAGCCGAGCAGGAATGCGCCAGGCCCGGCGTCAACACCGCCATTGGCCTGCAGCACCCAGGCAAGCGTCAGCCCGGCGATGTTGGCGGTAAACGTGATTGCGAGATTGAGACCGCCGGTCAGGATCGGCAGCAGCATCGCGAGCGTCAGAAGCCCGAGTTCGGGCAGCTGGAAGGCAACCGAACCGAAGGTGGCGGCGCTCAGGAATTGCGGCGAGGCGAGGCCGAAGACCAGCACCACGGCGAGGAATGCCAGTCCGGGCCCGGCCATCTCCGGCCCGAGCAGGGTCTTCACCCGTTCGACGATCGCGTTCATCGTGAGGCCCCTTTCTGGCTGACGAAGGGCAGAAGCCTTTCGATGCTGGTGTTGGAGAGCGTGATCGCCACGAGGATGATGGCGCCGATGATCATCTTGAAGGCGAAGGGCGAGACGCCCATCAGGTTGAGGCCGTTCTGGGTGATCGAGATCAGCAGCACGCCGAGCACGCAG contains:
- a CDS encoding ABC transporter permease yields the protein MNAIVERVKTLLGPEMAGPGLAFLAVVLVFGLASPQFLSAATFGSVAFQLPELGLLTLAMLLPILTGGLNLAITFTANIAGLTLAWVLQANGGVDAGPGAFLLGSVLAILVGAASGVIMGLVIAFTRAHPILVSLSMMIFLRGLGEFLTRGGDVSGFPAFLGPLGHGSLLGVPIPLIVFIVCVFAWNLLLSRTKLGFNTYMIGSNLEATRYSGTNTRKVIVLVYALSGAMCAIAGIIMLARFNSVRIGHGESYLLITVLACFLGGVNPFGGFGRVIPVFVALVVLQLLSSGLNLVGANQHLATAVWGLLLAGVMVLRFVATKFKISFVRKET